A single Triticum dicoccoides isolate Atlit2015 ecotype Zavitan chromosome 2A, WEW_v2.0, whole genome shotgun sequence DNA region contains:
- the LOC119352020 gene encoding hevamine-A-like has product MASRSSMLQLLVVAIVVAQFLGSEAGGISIYWGQNGGEGTLAATCATGNYKFVNIAFLSSFGNGQPPVLNLAGHCVPTNGGCASLSSDVKSCQSNGVKVMLSIGGGAGGYYLSSSQDAKNVATYLWNNFLGGTSSSRPLGDAVLDGIDFDIEGGTPLHWDDLARFLKGYSNSGRRVYLTAAPQCPFPDAWVGGALNTGLFDYVWVQFYNNAPCQYTSGSTSNLADSWKQWLTVPAKQIFLGLPASPEAAGSGFIPADDLKSDVLPLIKSAGKYGGIMLWSKYYDDQDGYSSSVKNDV; this is encoded by the coding sequence ATGGCTAGTAGATCATCTATGCTGCAACTGTTGGTCGTGGCAATAGTCGTGGCGCAGTTTCTCGGGTCGGAAGCCGGCGGCATTTCCATCTACTGGGGTCAGAATGGTGGAGAGGGCACACTGGCTGCAACCTGCGCCACTGGCAACTACAAATTTGTCAACATCGCCTTCCTTTCCTCCTTCGGCAATGGCCAGCCGCCAGTCCTCAACCTGGCAGGCCACTGCGTCCCAACCAATGGCGGGTGCGCTAGTCTAAGTTCCGACGTCAAGTCATGCCAGAGCAACGGCGTCAAGGTCATGCTCTCCATCGGTGGCGGAGCAGGCGGTTACTACCTTTCCTCGTCCCAGGACGCTAAGAATGTCGCGACGTACCTATGGAACAACTTCTTAGGAGGTACGTCATCTTCGCGGCCTCTCGGTGATGCAGTCCTCGATGGCATCGACTTCGATATCGAGGGCGGTACACCCCTGCACTGGGACGATCTTGCAAGGTTCCTAAAAGGGTATAGCAACTCCGGCAGGAGAGTGTACTTGACTGCCGCGCCACAGTGCCCTTTCCCTGATGCATGGGTGGGAGGCGCCCTCAACACCGGTCTCTTTGACTATGTGTGGGTGCAGTTCTACAACAATGCTCCTTGCCAATATACTTCAGGAAGCACTTCCAATCTAGCTGATTCATGGAAGCAGTGGTTGACCGTTCCTGCAAAGCAGATCTTCCTTGGTCTACCGGCATCACCTGAGGCTGCTGGGAGCGGGTTCATCCCGGCTGATGACCTAAAGTCTGATGTTCTCCCATTGATCAAGAGTGCGGGGAAGTATGGTGGGATCATGTTGTGGTCCAAGTATTATGATGACCAGGATGGCTATAGCTCTTCGGTGAAGAATGATGTTTGA